The following nucleotide sequence is from Nyctibius grandis isolate bNycGra1 unplaced genomic scaffold, bNycGra1.pri scaffold_128_arrow_ctg1, whole genome shotgun sequence.
TGCCCCTCCCCCACCTTGAGGGGACCCCGGTGGCTGGGCCCCTCCCCCACCCTGTACCCctcccccaccctgcacccctccCCCCCTTgcacccccttcccccccccccttcaaGGGACCCGGGTGTTGAGGgtgcccctccccccccccccgtgggGACCCCAGCGGCTGGGCCCctcccccaccctgcacccctccCCCCCTTGtgcccccccctcacccctcccccaccctgcaccccccgcccctccccctccttcagGGGACCCGGGTGTCGAGggtgccccttccccaccctgaGGGGACCCCGGTGGCTCGGCCCCTCCCCCCCTTGAGCCCCTCCCGCACCCCTCCCCCCCTTGAGCCCctcccccgcccctcccccacccGGCGCTGCCCCACGCGCCGCTCGAAGGCCCCCGGCTGGTTCGAGACCCAGAAGACACCGACGGGGAAGGACAAATACAGGAACATCTGGGGACAGCGACAGCGTCACCTGCTGCCACCCCCGGGCCACCCCCGGTCACCCGGGTCACCCCTGggccacccccaccccaccccccccccgcggTGGGTGACAGCGGGGTCACCTGGCCgagggctggaggggggggggggtgtcaccaGTGTCACCCACTGTCCCCACCTGTGTCCCAATGtcaccccctgccacccccccccccatttgTGCCCCTCCCCCGGGGCAGGATGTCCCCTGCTGTCACCCCCGGGGCAGGACAGGCCCTtgctgccccttcccccccacctgccccccccCGGGTTAACACCCCCCATTTGCCCCCCCCCTTATTGCCCCCCCATTAACTGCCCCCCCCCGGGGTTAACACCCATTTGCCCCCCCCTTATTAcccccccacctgccccccccCAGGGTTAACACCCCCCATTTGCCCCCCCCCTTATTATCCCCCCCATTACCTGCCCCCCTGGGGTTAACAACCCCCATCTCCCCCCTTATTGCCTCCCCCGAGCTGCCCCCCCCACTAttgcccccctccccctcctagTTAATCCCCCCCCCGCCTTGTTGCCCCCCCCGGGGTAActcccccccccgcacccgCAGGATCTCCAGCTTCACCCCCATGGCTCCTCCTGGGCCTCAGCACTTCCGCCTTCCCACCCCGCAACACGGCGGCCACTCATTGGCTGAACGCTCAGCATCGCCGCCGCCTGTTGGTTTAGGTGGGTCAGCGGGGGAGGGGCGAGGGCCTGAAGGGCGGGAGCGGCGACCAATGAGAGCGGGGGAGCGGCGCGGCCGCTGGTTGGCTTAGACGGGTGAGCGAGGGCGGGGCGAGGGCCTGAAGGGCGGGAGCGGCGCCAATGGGAGCTCGGGGAGATGCGCGGGCGGGAGATGGCCGAGCGGAAGTGGCGTCACAGCGGCCCCGCCGGAAGTGGAGCCTGAGAGGGGGAAGAtggcggcggaggcggcggctATGGCGGAGCCGGAGCCGGAGGAGGTGGAGATGGCGGAGCCGGAGAAGGAGCCGGAGCCGGAGCcggagcaggagaaggaggagatgaTGATGGCGGCGGCGATGGCGGAGCCGCAGGAGCCGCCGCAGCAggaggagccggggccggggccgggcctgggcctgggcctggaTTCGGATCCGGATCCGGAGCGGCCCGAGCTACGCTTCGTGAGTGCGGCGGGGTGGCGgggtccccgtgtccccccccgtgtcccaCCCGCGTCCCCTCCCCTGCCTCATGTCCCCGTCCCTCCCCGgccctgtcccctcctgtccccatccccgtgtCCCCGCGGCCCTCGCCGTGTCCCCATCTCTGTCCACGTCTCCCTTTCTTGTCCCCTCATCTATGGCGGTGgccttgtccctgtcccccccgtgtccccgtccccccccgcgtgtccccgtgtccccctctCTCCCTGTCCTCACTGCCCCTTACCCCGCTTCTTGTCACCCCTCGTTCTCactccccatgtccctgtcccacATCACTCCctgttcctccttcctctcACTCTCTGTCCCCCTCGCTGTCCCCTGTCcgtcccctccatgtcccccccagTTTTGCTCCCTCCGCCCGTCCCCTCGCCCGTCCCCTCGCCCGTCCCCTCGCCCGTCCCCTCGCCCGTCCCCTCGCCCGTCCCCTCCGTGTCCCCTCCAGTTCTTGTTCCCTTGTCTGTCCCCTCCGTGTCCCCTCCAGTTCTTGTTTCCCTGTCCGTCCCCTCGCTGTCCTCTGTCCGTCCCCTCGCTGTCCCCTgtctgtcccctccctgtcccttaTCCatcccttccctgtcccccccagtTCTTGCTCCCCCCGCCCGTCCCTTGTccgtcccctccctgtcccctgtctgtcccctctgtgtcccctccaGTTCTTGCTGCCCCCGCCCATCCCCTGTCCGTCCCCTCGCTGTCCCCCGTCCATCCCCTCCGTGTCCCCTCCAGTTCTTGCTCCCCCCGCCCGTCCCCTCGCTGTCCCCCGCCCGTCCCCTCGCTGTCCCCCGCCCGTCCCCTCGCTGTCCCCTGTCCATCCCCTCGCCGTCCCCCATCCgtcccctccctgtccttcaTGGTTCTTACTCCCCGTGCCCGTCCCCTCGCTGTTCCTGGTCCGTCCCCTCCCCGTTCCCCCCCTTCCTCTCGCCTCATGTCCCCCCCGGTTCTTGCCTCCCGCCTCTcccccctctgtccccccccccgtcccctctgtgtcccctccaGTTCTTGCTCCCCCTCGCCGtcccccccccgtcccctcgcCGTCCCCTCGCCGTCCCCTCGCCGtcccccccccgtcccctcgcCGTCCCCTCGCCGTCCCCTCGCCGTCCCCTCGCCGTCCCCTCGCCGTCCCCTCGCCGTCCCCTCGCCGTCCCCTCGCCGTCCCCCGCCGTCCCCCGCCGTCCCCCGCCGTCCCCCGCCGTCCCCCGCCGTCCCCTCGCCGTCCCCTCGCCGTCCCCTCGCCGTCCCCCGCCGTCCCCTCGCCGTCCCCTGCTGTCCCCTCACTGTCCCCCGCCGTCCCCTTGCTGTCCCCCCTGGTTCTTGCTCCCCCCGCCCGTCCCCTCACTGTCCCCCTGCTGTTCCCTCGCTGTCCCCTGTCCGTCCCCTCACTGTCCCCTCCAGTTCTTGCTCCCCCCCCGCTGTCCCCTCACTGTCCCCCCGCTGTCCCCTCACTGTCCCCCGCCGtccccaggaggaggaggacatcCCGCACGAGGAGGAGCTCCTGCGCCAGCCCTTCTCGGTGCGCTGCTGGCTGCGCTACGCCCAGGCGCGCCGCggggggcccggccgccgcctcAACCTGCTCTTCGAGCGCGCCCTCAGGGAGCTGCCCGGCaggtggggacacgggggggacatggggggacatgggggggacacggggagggtGGAGGGGACACGGCGGGGACACGGGGACCACGAAGGGGGAGACACAGGGAGGTcagggggacacagggacctTGGGGTGCAccctgggggggacacagggaccttgggggggcaccctgggggacacaggggacacagggactgtgggggggacacggcggggacagggaggggacagggaccaTCAACGGGGACACAGGGAGGTCAGGGGGGCACAGGGACCTTGGGGTGCAccctgggggggacacagggactttgggggggcaccctgggggacacaggggacacagggaccGTGGGGGGCACCCTAAGGGACAGAGGGACCTTGAGGGGGCACCCTGGGGGACATAGGGGGGACGGGGACTGCGAagggggacacagggaggtCAGGGGAACGCAGGGACCTTGAGGGGGCACCctggaggggacacgggggggacacggtggggacagggaccatcaagggggacacagggagctggggggggacacagggacttTGAGGGGAGCACATCGCAGGTGCCCTCAGAGGTGATAGAGGACATTCTGGGTTCCCTTATGGGTGACAAAGAGCATCTTAAGTCTTCTCATGGGTGACAAGGGACATCTTGGGACTCCCCGTGGGTGACAGGGAACCTTGTAGGTTTCCTCAGAGGTGGTAAAGGATCTTCTGGGTCTCCTCATGGGTGACGAGATCTTCTAGGTTTTTTCATGGGTGGCAATGTCTTGGGTCCCTTTATGGGTGACAGTGGACATCCAGGGTCCCCTCAGGGGTGATAAGGGACCTCCCAGGTCCCTTTGTGGGTGGCCACATGCTGGGTTCTGTTATGGGTGACAAAGGACCTTCTAGGTCCCATCATGGGTGACAGGGACATTCTGGGTCCCATCATGGGTGACAAAGAGTAGCTTAGCTCTCCTTATGGGTGATAGGGACAGCCCAGGTCTCCTGATGGGTGATAAGGGACCTTCTAGGTCTTGTCGGAGGTGACAGGGACATCCTGGGCGCCCTCATGGGTAACAAAGAACATATTAGGTTTTGTCAGTGGTGACAAGGGACATTCTGGGTCTCTTGATGGGTGACGGGGACATCCtgggtgtccccatgggtgaCAGGTAACCTTGTAGGTCCCCTCACAGGTGACAAGGGACATCGTGGGGTCTGTTCGTGGGTGACAAAGCATTTTAGGTCTTCTCATGGGCGACAAGGGACGTTGTGGGTCCCCTTAGGGTGGCaggggtggcgggggggtggcggggggtggcagggggtggcCGTGGTGACAGcggtgtcccctgtccccagttACAAGCTGTGGTACCAGTACCTGCGGCTGCGGCGGCAGCAGGTGAAGGGCCGGTGCCCCGGGGACGCGGCCTACGAGGGGGCCAACGCCTGCCACGAGCGCGCCCTCGTCTTCATGCACAaggtggggacatggggacacccaggggacactgggggaacagtgggggggacatggggacgggGAGACACCAGGGGAcagggggggacagggggacactggggggacGCGGCGTACGAGGGCGCCAACGCCTGCCACGGGCGCGCCCTCGTCTTCATGCAGAAGGTGGGGAcacccaggggacatgggggggacaccgggggacatggggacatgggggggacgtggggacactgggaggggacatgggACTGGGGGACACCGagggggggacggggggtgcgggcagctggaggggatgcagtggggagagggagggggctgggaggggcCGTGGAGCCCCAGAACTGCCCCCCTaagtgcccccccagccccctaagtgccccccccagctccttgagtgcccccccagccccctaaCCACCCCTAAGTGCCCCCTAACCACCCCTAAGTGCCCCCCAAGCCCCCTAACCACCCCTAAGTGCCCCCACAGCACCATAACTACCCCTGAGTGCCCCTCTGCGCTGTAACTACCCCTaagtgcccccccagcaccatAAGTACCCCTaagtgcccccccagccccctaagtgcccccccagcaccatAAGTACCCCTAaatgcccccccagccccccaagtgcccccccagcaccataactgccccccccagccccgcagccacTCCTAAgtgcccctccagccccctaaGTAGCCCCCCAGCACTGTAATTACCCCTAtgagccctccccagccccataactgcccccccaagccctccccagccccacagccaccaCTGTaaggccccccagccccctaaGTGCCCCCCTAGCGCTATAGCTACCCCGaagtgcccccccagccccccctgcGCCATAACTACCCCCCTaagtgcccccccagccccctaagtgcccccccagcaccatAACTACTCCTATaagccccccccggccccctaAGTGCCCCCTAGCCCCCTaagtgcccccccagccccataactgccctccccagctccaCAGCCCCCCCTAAGTGCCCCCCCAGCTCCATAAGTACCCCTGTAAGTACCCCCCCAGCACCATAACTACCCCTAagtgccccccccagccccctaagtgcccccccagcaccatAAGTACCCCTGTaagtgccccccagccccataactgctctccccagccacccctaagtgccctcccagccccctaagtgcccccccagcaccgtAACTATTCCTAtagctcccccccagcaccatAACTACCCCCCTaa
It contains:
- the PET100 gene encoding LOW QUALITY PROTEIN: protein PET100 homolog, mitochondrial (The sequence of the model RefSeq protein was modified relative to this genomic sequence to represent the inferred CDS: deleted 2 bases in 1 codon), with the translated sequence MSGRRVAGWEGGSAGPGGAMGVKLEILRMFLYLSFPVGVFWVSNQPGAFERRVGQRRREIFPPDDPERRRAMAELKRRLRERKGTRE